A genomic segment from Thermotoga neapolitana DSM 4359 encodes:
- the leuA gene encoding 2-isopropylmalate synthase, producing MRRIKIFDTTLRDGEQSPGASMSVEEKVEMALMLEDLGVDLIEAGFPVSSPVQFEAVKRVAEAVQRPIVVGLARCVEKDIDAAYEALKDRPKDKRMIHVFIATSPIHRKYKLRMEKEEILERVRKYVTYARQFFDLVEFSAEDASRTEVPFLIEVYRTAIESGATTINVPDTVGYALPDEFGELIRTLKEGVPGIENVDLSVHCHNDLGLAVANSIAAVQNGATQVEVTLNGIGERAGNCALEEFVMALKVRKDRLPYETGIRTELIYPASRLLTHITGLIPARNKPIVGENVFLHESGIHQDGVLKHRETYEIMKPSDIGRSSETLVLGRHSGKHALRKKLESYGIKLDDETFQKVFEKFTELADRKKEVYDDDLFSIVSEVLKEPLNGYRLVHFHVHTGNTLLPTAAVVLQVGNEKKEAAETGNGPVDAIFKAIDKALGLQPKLEEYIIQAVGTGKNAQGEVKLTLKIDGELYSGRGVSTDIVEASAIAYINAINKYLIAKGLLRKNGGVE from the coding sequence ATGAGAAGGATTAAGATCTTCGATACAACGCTGAGGGATGGAGAGCAATCACCTGGAGCCTCCATGTCCGTTGAAGAAAAAGTTGAGATGGCCCTCATGCTTGAAGACCTCGGTGTCGATCTCATCGAAGCGGGCTTTCCCGTCTCCTCGCCCGTTCAGTTCGAAGCCGTGAAGAGGGTGGCAGAGGCTGTTCAGAGACCCATAGTGGTGGGGCTTGCAAGGTGTGTGGAAAAGGATATCGACGCGGCGTACGAGGCCCTGAAAGATCGCCCAAAAGACAAGAGGATGATACACGTTTTCATAGCAACGTCTCCCATACACAGAAAGTACAAACTGAGAATGGAAAAAGAAGAGATTCTCGAAAGGGTGAGAAAGTACGTCACCTACGCCAGACAGTTCTTCGATCTTGTGGAGTTCTCCGCAGAGGATGCCTCCAGGACGGAAGTGCCCTTTTTGATAGAGGTTTACAGAACGGCCATAGAGTCCGGCGCAACAACGATAAACGTTCCAGACACCGTGGGATACGCTCTTCCCGATGAGTTCGGAGAACTCATAAGAACCCTGAAGGAAGGAGTTCCCGGGATAGAAAACGTCGATCTTTCCGTTCACTGCCACAACGATCTTGGTCTTGCCGTGGCAAATTCCATCGCTGCGGTTCAGAACGGTGCGACTCAGGTGGAGGTGACCCTGAACGGGATAGGAGAAAGAGCCGGTAACTGTGCACTGGAAGAGTTCGTAATGGCTCTCAAGGTGAGAAAAGACAGACTCCCGTACGAAACGGGTATAAGGACAGAGTTGATATACCCTGCTTCCAGACTTCTCACCCACATAACGGGCCTCATTCCGGCAAGAAACAAGCCCATAGTGGGAGAGAACGTCTTCTTGCACGAGTCGGGCATACACCAGGATGGTGTTCTGAAGCACAGAGAGACCTACGAAATTATGAAACCCTCGGACATAGGAAGGTCTTCTGAAACGCTCGTTCTCGGAAGGCATTCGGGGAAACATGCCTTGAGAAAGAAACTGGAGAGTTACGGCATAAAACTGGACGATGAGACCTTCCAGAAGGTGTTCGAGAAATTCACAGAGCTTGCCGACAGAAAGAAAGAAGTCTACGATGACGATCTCTTTTCCATCGTCTCTGAAGTCTTGAAGGAACCCCTGAATGGTTACAGGCTCGTTCACTTCCACGTGCACACAGGAAACACCCTGCTTCCCACGGCGGCGGTCGTTCTTCAGGTTGGAAACGAGAAAAAAGAGGCAGCGGAAACAGGAAACGGCCCTGTGGATGCCATTTTCAAGGCCATAGATAAAGCACTCGGGCTTCAACCAAAACTTGAGGAGTACATAATCCAGGCGGTTGGAACAGGAAAGAACGCTCAGGGAGAGGTGAAACTGACCCTGAAGATAGACGGTGAACTCTACAGTGGAAGGGGTGTTTCCACGGACATCGTTGAGGCCTCCGCCATCGCTTACATAAACGCTATAAACAAGTATCTCATAGCAAAGGGGCTTTTGAGAAAAAACGGAGGTGTTGAGTGA
- the cimA gene encoding citramalate synthase: MSIKIYDTTLRDGAQAFGVSFSLEDKIRIAEALDDLGVHYLEGGWPGSNPKDIAFFEAVKNMRFKNLKVAAFSSTRRPNTRIEEDPNIQTLIKAETPVYTIFGKSWDLHVEKALRTTLEENLKMIYDTITYLKRFADEVIYDAEHFFDGYKANKDYALKTLKVAEEAGADCLVLADTNGGTLPHEIEEIVEEVKKHVKAPIGIHAHNDSDVAVANTLAAVRKGAVHVQGTINGLGERCGNANLCSVIPNLVLKMGLEVIPKENLKKLFDVAHLVAELSGRPHIENMPYVGDYAFAHKGGVHVSAIKRDPRTYEHIPPELVGNRRIISISELSGKSNVLEKIKEMGFEIDESSPKVREILERIKELEAQGYHFEGAEASFELLVREMLGIRRKYFEFLGFTVMTVKNRDEKSFSEATVKVRVPDEVAERLGHDEPFEHTAAEGEGPVEALDRAVRKALEKFYPSLKNTKLTDYKVRILNEQAGTRATTRVLIESSDGKRRWGTVGVSPNIIEASWTALLESLEYKLHRDEEEMRRNEKD, encoded by the coding sequence TTGAGTATCAAGATCTACGATACGACTCTCAGGGACGGGGCTCAGGCTTTTGGAGTTTCCTTTTCCCTGGAAGACAAGATCAGAATCGCCGAGGCACTCGATGACCTCGGCGTTCACTACCTCGAAGGGGGATGGCCCGGTTCGAACCCGAAAGATATTGCATTCTTCGAAGCCGTGAAGAACATGCGCTTCAAGAATTTAAAGGTGGCCGCTTTCAGTTCCACAAGAAGACCAAACACGAGGATAGAAGAAGATCCAAACATACAGACGCTCATAAAAGCCGAAACACCGGTCTACACGATATTCGGTAAAAGTTGGGATCTACACGTGGAAAAAGCCCTTCGAACAACTCTCGAAGAGAACCTCAAGATGATATACGACACGATCACTTACCTGAAAAGATTCGCCGACGAGGTGATATACGACGCTGAACATTTCTTCGACGGTTACAAGGCAAACAAAGACTATGCCCTCAAAACCCTCAAGGTGGCAGAGGAGGCGGGGGCAGACTGTCTTGTTCTTGCCGACACAAACGGCGGCACACTCCCCCACGAGATCGAAGAGATCGTAGAAGAGGTGAAAAAACATGTGAAGGCTCCCATAGGAATACACGCACACAACGATTCCGATGTGGCCGTAGCCAACACGCTCGCTGCCGTGAGAAAGGGAGCGGTACACGTTCAGGGAACCATAAACGGCCTTGGCGAAAGATGTGGCAATGCGAATCTCTGTTCTGTGATTCCGAACCTCGTTCTCAAGATGGGACTTGAGGTCATACCGAAGGAGAACCTGAAAAAACTCTTCGACGTCGCACATCTTGTGGCCGAACTTTCCGGAAGGCCACACATTGAAAACATGCCCTATGTGGGAGATTATGCCTTTGCACACAAAGGTGGAGTGCACGTTTCTGCCATAAAGAGAGATCCCAGAACCTACGAGCACATTCCTCCAGAACTCGTGGGAAACAGGAGGATCATCTCGATCTCCGAACTTTCTGGAAAAAGCAACGTGCTTGAGAAAATAAAAGAGATGGGATTTGAAATAGACGAATCCTCGCCCAAGGTCAGGGAGATACTCGAAAGGATAAAAGAACTCGAAGCGCAGGGATATCATTTCGAGGGTGCAGAGGCATCCTTTGAACTTCTCGTCAGAGAGATGCTTGGAATAAGAAGGAAGTATTTCGAGTTTCTTGGCTTCACCGTCATGACCGTGAAGAACAGGGACGAAAAGAGTTTCTCAGAAGCGACCGTGAAGGTAAGGGTACCCGATGAAGTGGCGGAGAGGCTGGGGCACGATGAACCCTTCGAACACACCGCGGCAGAGGGTGAAGGACCCGTCGAAGCACTGGACAGGGCGGTGAGAAAGGCACTTGAGAAGTTCTATCCTTCCCTGAAAAACACAAAACTCACCGATTACAAGGTGAGGATCCTAAACGAACAGGCGGGTACCAGAGCGACCACGAGGGTTCTCATAGAGTCCAGCGATGGAAAGAGAAGATGGGGAACGGTGGGTGTTTCCCCGAACATCATAGAGGCTTCCTGGACGGCACTGCTTGAATCCCTGGAGTACAAACTCCACAGGGATGAAGAGGAGATGAGAAGAAATGAGAAGGATTAA
- the ilvD gene encoding dihydroxy-acid dehydratase encodes MRSDVIKKGLERAPHRSLLKALGITDDEMNRPFIGIVSSWNEIIPGHMHLDRIVEAVKAGVRMAGGVPFVFPTIGICDGIAMDHKGMKFSLPSRELIADSIEIVANAFPFDGLVFVPNCDKITPGMIMAMGRLNIPSVLISGGPMLAGRYAGRDIDLITVFEAVGGYKVGKIDEETLRAIEDLACPGAGSCAGLFTANTMNSLAEALGIAPRGNGTVPAVHAKRLRMAKEAGMLVVELVKRNVRPRDIVTRESLMNAIMVDLATGGSTNTVLHLKAIAESFEIDFDIRLFDELSRKVPHICNISPVGPYHIQDLDEAGGIYAVMKRLQENNLLKEDAMTIYLRKIGDLVREAKIMNEEVIRPFDNPYHREGGLGILFGNLAPEGAVAKLSGVPEKMKHHVGPAVVFEDGEEATKAILSGKIKKGDVVIIRYEGPKGGPGMREMLSPTSAIVGMGLAEDVALITDGRFSGGSHGAVIGHVSPEAAEGGPIGIVKDGDLIEIDFEKRMINLLISEEEFNRRMREFVPKVKDMDSDYLRRYAFFVQSASKGATFRKP; translated from the coding sequence ATGAGGAGTGATGTGATAAAGAAAGGACTGGAAAGGGCTCCACACAGGTCCCTTCTGAAGGCACTTGGAATAACCGATGATGAGATGAACCGACCCTTCATCGGTATCGTGTCTTCGTGGAACGAGATCATCCCCGGCCACATGCACCTTGACCGGATCGTTGAGGCAGTGAAGGCAGGAGTGAGGATGGCCGGGGGAGTTCCGTTCGTCTTCCCAACGATCGGGATCTGCGACGGCATAGCGATGGATCACAAGGGAATGAAGTTCTCACTACCTTCCAGGGAACTCATAGCCGATTCCATAGAGATAGTTGCAAACGCTTTTCCCTTCGACGGTCTGGTGTTTGTTCCAAACTGTGACAAGATCACTCCAGGGATGATCATGGCGATGGGAAGGCTGAACATTCCCTCTGTCCTGATCTCCGGTGGTCCCATGCTCGCTGGTCGATACGCTGGAAGAGACATAGACCTCATCACCGTTTTCGAAGCCGTCGGTGGTTATAAAGTGGGAAAGATCGACGAAGAAACCCTCAGGGCGATCGAAGATCTTGCCTGTCCGGGCGCAGGATCCTGTGCAGGACTGTTCACCGCCAACACGATGAATTCTCTTGCAGAAGCATTGGGGATCGCTCCTAGGGGAAACGGAACGGTGCCTGCCGTTCATGCAAAAAGGCTTCGAATGGCAAAAGAGGCCGGTATGCTCGTCGTCGAGCTCGTGAAAAGAAACGTAAGACCTCGGGACATCGTCACCCGGGAGTCCCTCATGAACGCAATCATGGTGGATCTTGCAACGGGAGGATCGACGAACACCGTACTTCACCTGAAAGCGATCGCAGAAAGTTTCGAGATAGACTTCGACATAAGACTCTTCGATGAACTCAGCCGGAAGGTTCCCCACATCTGCAACATCTCACCCGTTGGACCTTACCACATACAGGATCTCGATGAAGCGGGTGGTATCTACGCTGTAATGAAACGCCTTCAGGAAAACAATCTTCTGAAGGAAGATGCCATGACCATCTATTTGAGAAAGATAGGAGATCTTGTCAGGGAAGCAAAGATCATGAACGAAGAAGTGATCAGACCCTTCGACAATCCATACCATAGAGAGGGTGGGCTTGGAATTCTCTTCGGAAACCTTGCCCCGGAGGGGGCAGTTGCCAAACTCTCCGGTGTCCCCGAAAAGATGAAGCACCATGTTGGACCTGCCGTTGTGTTCGAAGATGGTGAAGAGGCAACAAAAGCCATTCTTTCCGGAAAGATCAAAAAGGGAGATGTGGTGATCATCCGTTATGAAGGTCCCAAGGGTGGACCCGGCATGAGGGAGATGCTCTCTCCTACGTCCGCGATCGTGGGGATGGGCCTTGCAGAAGATGTGGCTCTCATCACGGACGGGAGGTTCTCTGGAGGTTCACACGGTGCTGTCATCGGTCATGTGTCTCCGGAGGCAGCAGAAGGTGGTCCCATAGGCATCGTAAAAGATGGAGATCTCATCGAGATAGATTTCGAAAAGAGAATGATAAACCTGTTGATATCGGAGGAAGAGTTCAACAGAAGAATGAGGGAATTCGTACCGAAAGTAAAGGATATGGACAGTGATTATCTGAGAAGGTACGCCTTCTTCGTTCAGTCTGCCAGCAAAGGGGCTACGTTCAGAAAGCCCTGA
- the ilvC gene encoding ketol-acid reductoisomerase yields MAVIYYDKDANLDLIKDKKIAIIGFGSQGHAHALNLKDSGLNVIVGLREGSKSWKKAEEQGLTVKTIEEAAKEADIIMILIPDEHQPEVYKKYIEKHLTEGKMLMFAHGFNVHYHQIIPPKNVDVTMIAPKSPGHIVRREYVEGRGVPALVAVYQDYTGKAKEIALAYAKGIGVTRAGVIETTFKEETETDLFGEQAVLCGGVTALIKAGFETLVEAGYQPEIAYFECLNELKLIVDLIYEGGLSFMRYSVSNTAEYGDYISQEKIVTREVRENMKQMLKDIQTGKFAKDWILENQAGRPFFYTMRKKESEHLIEKVGKELRKMMPWLKERNVDEE; encoded by the coding sequence ATGGCGGTTATCTACTATGACAAGGATGCCAATCTCGATTTGATCAAAGACAAAAAGATCGCCATAATCGGTTTTGGAAGTCAGGGGCATGCACACGCATTGAACTTAAAAGACAGTGGACTCAACGTCATAGTGGGTTTGAGAGAGGGAAGTAAAAGCTGGAAGAAAGCAGAAGAGCAGGGACTCACCGTGAAGACCATCGAAGAAGCAGCAAAGGAAGCAGATATCATCATGATTCTCATTCCAGACGAGCACCAGCCGGAGGTGTACAAAAAGTACATTGAAAAGCATCTTACAGAGGGAAAGATGCTGATGTTTGCCCACGGTTTCAACGTACACTACCATCAGATCATCCCGCCAAAGAACGTCGATGTGACCATGATCGCTCCGAAAAGCCCAGGTCACATCGTGAGAAGAGAGTACGTTGAAGGAAGAGGAGTTCCCGCACTTGTGGCGGTCTACCAGGACTACACCGGAAAAGCCAAAGAGATCGCTCTTGCCTACGCAAAGGGAATCGGTGTGACGAGAGCGGGTGTGATAGAAACAACCTTCAAGGAAGAAACGGAAACGGACCTCTTCGGAGAACAGGCAGTCCTTTGCGGCGGTGTGACGGCTCTCATAAAAGCGGGATTTGAAACTCTCGTGGAAGCCGGATACCAGCCGGAGATTGCTTATTTTGAGTGTCTGAACGAACTCAAACTCATCGTCGACCTCATATATGAAGGTGGACTCAGTTTCATGAGGTACTCCGTCAGCAACACCGCAGAGTACGGTGATTACATCAGCCAGGAAAAGATCGTCACCAGAGAAGTCAGAGAGAACATGAAACAGATGCTCAAGGACATTCAGACAGGAAAGTTCGCAAAAGACTGGATACTCGAAAATCAGGCAGGAAGACCGTTCTTCTACACCATGAGGAAGAAAGAATCCGAACACCTCATAGAGAAAGTGGGAAAGGAACTCAGAAAGATGATGCCCTGGCTCAAGGAGAGGAATGTGGATGAGGAGTGA
- the ilvN gene encoding acetolactate synthase small subunit → MTNQVHEHLVSMLVHNKPGVMRKVANLFARRGFNISSITVGESEVPGLSRLVIMVKGDDRTIEQIEKQAYKLVEVVKVTPIDPLPENRVEREMALIKVKFGEDKQEIFQLVEIFRGKIIDVSKEGAIIEITGARSKVEAFINLLPEKQVEEIARTGIVAMNRWNTKEKEGF, encoded by the coding sequence ATGACGAACCAGGTCCATGAACATCTCGTTTCCATGCTGGTCCACAACAAACCCGGTGTGATGAGGAAAGTAGCGAATCTTTTCGCAAGAAGGGGTTTCAACATCAGCAGTATCACGGTTGGAGAATCGGAAGTGCCGGGTCTTTCCAGGCTTGTGATCATGGTGAAAGGGGACGACAGAACGATAGAACAGATAGAGAAACAGGCGTACAAGCTCGTTGAGGTTGTGAAGGTAACTCCCATAGATCCTCTTCCGGAAAACCGTGTGGAAAGGGAAATGGCCCTCATCAAGGTGAAATTCGGGGAAGACAAGCAGGAAATCTTTCAGCTCGTTGAAATATTCAGAGGCAAGATCATAGATGTTTCCAAAGAGGGAGCCATCATAGAGATCACCGGAGCAAGAAGCAAGGTGGAAGCCTTCATAAATCTTCTTCCGGAAAAACAGGTGGAGGAGATCGCAAGAACGGGTATCGTCGCTATGAACAGGTGGAACACAAAAGAGAAGGAGGGGTTTTGA
- the ilvB gene encoding biosynthetic-type acetolactate synthase large subunit, whose amino-acid sequence MKMKGSKMLFEAFLREGVDTIFGIPGGAIINVYDELCNYEDKINFYLFRHEQGATHAADGYARVTGKPGVVIVTSGPGATNTVTGIATAYMDSIPLVVITGQVPTSFIGTDAFQEVDVTGITMPITKHNHLVTSIEELPYAIKEAFYVATTGRPGPVVLDFPKDIQTAEGEFNYPDEIEILGYKPTVKGHPKQIKKAMELLKESKRPIVIVGGGANLSGAMDLVNRFIDKFGVPAVSTLMGRGVNPSDERLYYDGIGMHGAYYGNYAVANADLIIALGVRFSDRILGNPRTFTRNARIVHVDIDPAEIGKNVSVDVPIVGDLRNVLEEFLKYDLDTDFSEWIEELQEVKKKYPLTYKRDGKLIKPQYIVEKVNEVFPDDTIVVADVGQNQMWVAQYYRFKHQRSFLCSGGLGTMGYALPAGIGAKIGAPDREVVIFAGDGGFQMNIQELMTVKRYNLPVKIIVMDNKALGMVRQWQQLFFNCRYSATILADNPDFAKIAEAVGIKAMRIEKPDEVDRAVEELARSKEPMLIHAVVDPAENVLPMVPPGGDVGTPLVEAPYDESFVERVLKVIEESRRGDER is encoded by the coding sequence GTGAAGATGAAAGGTTCCAAGATGTTGTTCGAGGCGTTTCTGAGAGAAGGTGTGGATACGATCTTTGGTATCCCTGGAGGCGCCATCATCAACGTCTACGACGAACTCTGCAATTACGAAGACAAGATAAATTTCTACCTCTTCAGACACGAACAGGGAGCCACACACGCAGCGGATGGTTACGCGAGGGTCACCGGAAAACCAGGCGTGGTCATAGTCACCTCTGGTCCTGGAGCCACCAACACGGTGACGGGAATTGCCACCGCTTACATGGATTCCATACCGCTTGTTGTGATCACGGGTCAGGTTCCAACCTCCTTCATTGGAACGGATGCCTTCCAGGAAGTCGACGTCACCGGCATCACGATGCCCATCACAAAACACAATCACCTTGTCACGAGCATAGAAGAACTTCCTTATGCCATAAAAGAGGCGTTCTATGTTGCCACAACGGGAAGACCAGGTCCTGTTGTTCTGGACTTTCCAAAAGACATTCAGACAGCAGAAGGAGAGTTCAACTATCCCGATGAAATAGAGATTCTGGGATACAAACCCACCGTGAAGGGTCACCCAAAACAGATAAAGAAGGCAATGGAACTTTTGAAAGAATCAAAGCGTCCCATCGTCATCGTTGGGGGCGGAGCGAACCTCTCCGGTGCCATGGACCTGGTGAACAGGTTCATCGATAAATTCGGTGTACCGGCTGTCAGCACCCTGATGGGACGTGGAGTGAATCCGTCCGATGAAAGGCTCTACTACGATGGAATAGGGATGCACGGTGCGTACTATGGAAACTACGCAGTGGCGAACGCCGATCTCATCATAGCCCTCGGTGTGAGATTCAGTGACAGGATACTCGGCAATCCCCGAACCTTCACCAGAAACGCCAGGATCGTCCACGTTGACATAGATCCCGCTGAGATAGGAAAGAACGTCTCCGTGGATGTACCCATCGTTGGAGATCTGAGAAACGTCCTTGAGGAGTTCTTGAAGTACGATCTGGACACAGATTTTTCCGAATGGATCGAAGAACTCCAGGAAGTGAAGAAAAAGTACCCATTGACCTACAAAAGGGATGGAAAACTCATAAAACCCCAGTACATTGTGGAGAAGGTGAACGAGGTCTTTCCCGATGACACGATAGTTGTGGCGGACGTGGGACAGAACCAGATGTGGGTGGCGCAGTACTACAGGTTCAAACACCAGAGGTCCTTCCTGTGTTCCGGTGGTCTTGGAACGATGGGATACGCCCTTCCGGCGGGGATAGGTGCGAAGATAGGAGCCCCTGACAGGGAAGTTGTGATCTTCGCCGGTGATGGTGGTTTTCAGATGAACATCCAGGAACTCATGACGGTGAAAAGGTACAACCTTCCGGTGAAGATCATCGTTATGGACAACAAGGCTCTGGGGATGGTCAGGCAGTGGCAGCAGCTCTTTTTCAACTGCAGGTACTCCGCCACCATCCTTGCCGACAACCCGGACTTTGCAAAGATAGCAGAGGCAGTCGGTATAAAAGCGATGAGAATAGAAAAGCCAGATGAAGTAGACAGGGCGGTGGAGGAACTCGCAAGATCGAAAGAGCCCATGCTCATACACGCGGTCGTTGATCCTGCCGAGAACGTGCTTCCGATGGTCCCACCAGGAGGGGATGTGGGAACACCCCTTGTCGAAGCACCCTACGATGAAAGTTTCGTCGAAAGGGTTCTGAAGGTTATCGAGGAGAGCAGGAGAGGTGATGAAAGATGA
- a CDS encoding aspartate kinase: protein MRKVRVGIAGLGTVGGSIYRILKERGEEIEKRVGERFIVSKVINRSPQKYEVYGVPPEEIAFDFDDLILNSDVVIEAIGGTDVAVDLVRRALELGRIVVTPNKNLISEYGNEFVDYIRKRKLFFEASVGGGIPIISLLQDYLIFQKVTRIRGIMNGTTNYILTEMSKGRPFDEVLKEAQKLGYAEADPTNDVEGYDVAYKVSVLAGVVTGRFPGIHSVRFEGITGIDPEYLKEIVRSGKKLKLIGELDFSTNTYEVRLREVTPEDPFFNVDGVDNAIEVSTDLAGDFLLKGRGAGGYPTASAVIADLFRVAKYKVLGGAEKFSVVVMKFGGAAISDVEKLEKVAEKIIKRKKSGVRPVVVLSAMGDTTDRLIDLAKTIDENPDPRELDLLLSTGEIQSVALMSIALRKRGYRAISFTGNQLKIITDKRYGSARIIDINTDIISRYLRQDFIPVIAGFQGITETGDITTLGRGGSDLTAIALAYSLGADLCELYKDVDGVYTADPKIVKNARVIKELSWEEMIELSRHGAQVLQARAAEFARKYGVKVLIKNAHRETRGTLIWEGTKVENPIVRAVTFEDGMAKVVLKDVPDKPGVAARIMRTLSQMDVNIDMIIQGMKSGEYNTVAFIVPESQLEKLDLDLLKTRSDAREVIIEKGLAKVSIVGVNLTSSPEISATLFETLANEGINIDMISASSSRISVIIDSKYVEDAVKAIHSRFELDRE, encoded by the coding sequence GTGAGAAAGGTGAGGGTGGGAATTGCGGGTCTTGGAACCGTGGGTGGAAGCATATACAGAATACTGAAGGAGAGGGGAGAAGAGATAGAGAAAAGAGTCGGTGAAAGGTTTATCGTATCGAAGGTCATAAATCGTTCCCCGCAGAAATACGAGGTCTACGGCGTGCCTCCGGAGGAAATAGCGTTCGATTTCGATGATCTGATCCTGAACAGTGACGTGGTGATAGAGGCCATCGGTGGAACGGACGTGGCCGTGGATCTTGTTAGACGAGCCCTGGAACTTGGAAGAATCGTTGTGACTCCCAACAAAAACCTCATCTCGGAGTACGGAAACGAATTCGTGGATTACATAAGAAAGAGAAAACTCTTCTTCGAAGCCTCGGTTGGTGGAGGCATTCCGATCATCTCCCTTCTTCAGGATTATCTGATCTTTCAGAAGGTGACCAGAATACGCGGGATCATGAACGGAACGACAAACTACATTCTCACAGAAATGAGCAAGGGAAGGCCTTTCGATGAGGTCTTGAAAGAGGCTCAAAAACTCGGATACGCCGAAGCAGATCCCACGAACGATGTCGAAGGATACGACGTCGCGTACAAGGTCTCGGTCCTGGCGGGCGTGGTGACGGGAAGGTTCCCCGGTATCCACAGCGTTCGATTCGAGGGGATAACGGGCATAGATCCCGAGTATCTGAAAGAAATCGTTCGCTCCGGGAAAAAACTCAAATTGATCGGGGAACTCGACTTTTCGACGAACACCTACGAGGTACGTTTGAGGGAGGTCACGCCGGAAGATCCATTCTTCAACGTCGATGGTGTGGACAACGCCATAGAAGTGTCCACCGATCTGGCCGGGGACTTTCTTCTGAAGGGAAGGGGAGCAGGCGGATACCCGACAGCCAGTGCGGTGATAGCGGATCTGTTCAGAGTGGCAAAGTACAAGGTGCTCGGCGGTGCTGAAAAGTTCTCCGTTGTGGTGATGAAATTCGGTGGTGCGGCCATCTCCGATGTGGAAAAACTGGAAAAGGTAGCGGAGAAGATCATAAAGAGAAAGAAAAGCGGTGTAAGACCGGTTGTCGTCCTCTCGGCGATGGGTGACACCACCGACCGCTTGATAGACCTCGCAAAGACCATAGACGAGAATCCCGATCCAAGAGAACTCGATCTTCTTCTGTCAACAGGAGAGATTCAGAGTGTTGCTCTGATGAGTATTGCTCTCAGGAAAAGAGGTTACAGGGCCATCTCCTTCACCGGAAACCAGTTGAAAATCATAACGGACAAAAGGTACGGTTCTGCAAGGATCATCGATATCAACACGGACATCATCTCGAGGTATCTGAGGCAGGATTTTATACCGGTCATCGCGGGATTTCAGGGTATAACGGAAACGGGGGACATAACCACACTCGGAAGGGGTGGATCGGATCTCACAGCGATCGCCCTTGCGTACTCTCTCGGTGCGGACCTGTGCGAGCTTTACAAAGATGTGGACGGTGTCTACACGGCAGATCCCAAGATTGTGAAGAACGCCCGGGTTATCAAGGAACTGTCCTGGGAAGAGATGATAGAACTTTCCAGGCACGGAGCGCAGGTTCTACAGGCAAGGGCAGCGGAATTTGCAAGAAAGTACGGTGTCAAGGTGTTGATAAAGAACGCGCACAGAGAGACGCGCGGCACTCTCATATGGGAGGGGACAAAGGTGGAAAATCCAATTGTCAGGGCGGTTACCTTCGAGGACGGCATGGCAAAGGTGGTCTTGAAAGACGTTCCCGATAAACCCGGTGTTGCTGCGAGGATCATGAGAACCCTTTCTCAGATGGATGTGAACATCGACATGATCATCCAGGGAATGAAGAGCGGTGAGTACAACACCGTGGCTTTCATCGTTCCGGAATCCCAACTTGAGAAACTGGACCTTGACCTTCTGAAAACAAGAAGCGACGCCAGAGAGGTTATAATCGAAAAGGGCCTTGCGAAGGTTTCCATAGTCGGTGTGAATCTCACCTCTTCACCGGAGATCTCCGCAACCCTCTTTGAAACACTCGCCAACGAGGGCATCAACATCGACATGATCAGCGCTTCAAGCAGCAGGATCTCTGTGATCATAGACAGCAAATACGTGGAAGACGCCGTCAAGGCGATCCACAGTAGATTCGAACTGGACAGGGAGTGA